The Hyla sarda isolate aHylSar1 chromosome 3, aHylSar1.hap1, whole genome shotgun sequence genome contains the following window.
tttcctttctgcctgaccacagtgctctctgctgacacctctgtccattttagaaattgtccagagcaggagaggtttcctatggggatttgctcctaccttggacagttcctaaaatagacagaggtttccctattaaccctttaaatattGCAATCAAAGCTGGCAATTCGATGTTACCAGTTTGTTGGGTGTTGCCAGTTTGTTGACAGTtcttggcatggacagaggtgtcagcagagagcactgtggtcgtgacagaaaacaaatcccccccaaaaaaagaatttcctctgtattatacagacgctaataaatactggaaggattaagaatttttaatagaagtcatttacagatctgttaaactttctggcaccagttgattttaaaaaaaataaaaaaaagttttccaccggagtacccctttaaggagtaaatctaaaactgaaataaatttaaaaagtggataaaaatgtaaaacgtgtatacatttttttttcaattgccaTAGGAACATCAAGAACCCCAAAGGGTATCCTGACCGAATCGTGGAGGTCGTCTGCTCCAGCAAATGTATGGGCAATGAGATGAATGTGGCCCCCATTAGGAGGAATATTCATTACCTTAGGAGAGAGGGTAAGGTGCTGGTGCTGGACCAGATGATGGTGACGGTCGGCTGCACGTGCGTCTACCCAGACATAAGAGAACAACATATGACGTGATCTTCAGCGATCGCAACCTTAAGGGACTTGCAGCTCTGGGGGCCAGCATTTTATTTTACTGGTCCGTCACCAAGCTTGTTCCAAAGCCCAtatcatttacatatatatatatatatttttttttttttactttattatatcTTAATTTTTCAGTATTTAACTGAGCATGAAGCAGTAACATGTAAGCGGCAAATCCACAATCAAATCTGCACCAATCTGTGGCTTTTTGGTGTTTATTTTCTTCCGCAAAAATCCACAATGCCCCATTTTAATGTAGATTTCTAACTCCCTGTTGAAATCAAAGGAACTTCTGCAATATAAATTGTCACACTGTGGATTTAACCCctttatacatatacagctgATTGGGAATATGGAGCAGGCTAAGCAGCTGAGTctgctccataggcagctgtGGCCAGTTGTATTAGGCTGGGGTgacacattatacatatactgtacatgcaaaattacctttttttatttaaaaaaaatgtttgcgggCACAATTTAAATATATCAGCCcctatacgtgtgtgtgtgtgtgtgtgtgtatatatatatatatatatatatatatatatatatatatataaagaaaggataagttggccagcacatactgatacacaactattgcatggacccggtctacaggtgcacgctgctgaggCTAAACAAACACAGGCAGGTAcatactatttggccaaatgataAGCTAAGAAACTAATTTTTTCactatagcaatatagcatttcctatttcagacatttatttgtgctagcagtgtgctgctgtattctcctgcttttatgtgtgtatatatatatatatatatatatatatgtatgtatatatatatatatatatatttttttttttttttatttttttttaactttttttctatagggagttgtagttcctaatTGTAGCATTTGGGGGTGCATACGGCTTtagctgttccgaacactggagctggtgccgggagcttgtgacgtcatagccccgccccctcaatgcaagtctatgggtggggcgtGTGGcagtcacgacccctcccatagacttgcattgagggggcagggcgtgacgtcatgagggggcgggtctatgacatcatgagctgccggctccagcgttcggaacattttgttccaaaaacactgagcagcggagtacccatttaacttttTAATGTCATCAGCTTCTGCCAGCAGGTATCCTTTGTAAAGCTGGGTTTACGGTGTGTAAAATTCAGCGTGTATTTTCATTTATGATTTTCCTGGAAAATGCTGCCATTATatataaagagtacctgtcaacaaaccatattttctacacTAAGGCTGCATTTACACCTCGTTATCACTGTACCGGAtcctgctgggggaggggaaaaccgggcactcccgtaccccagccggatgaGCACTGAAATCCagttactttaatgagccgaccaaagtcaaactgtgactccggtcggctaattttttaaCCGTAtctggtttcctgaccggacctaaaaccgtaatatactatggttttaggtccagtcacaaaaccggacacgggtcaaaaatgagccgaccgggaaTCACGGATTGACtttggtcagctcattaaagtaaatgggttTACTCCTAACACTGCTCCTGCCCTTAAGGATCCATGGAAAAAGAAGAGGCACTCCAAATAAATTGTGATAATGtggatttattcacccatcaagtcaaagCGGTGCTACGTTTCGGTCTACACAATGAGACCTTTTTCAAGCCGAAAAAGGTCTCATTGTGTAGACCGAAACGTAGCACCGCTTTGACCCGATGGGTGAATAAATCCACATTATCACAGTTTATTTGGAGTGCCTCTTCTTTTTCCATGGATCGTTCAGTCGTGGGATATTGAGTCACATCCCTAGGAGCAGAGCACCCACGTGGACCTAGAGTCCCTATCACAGTGCCGGTTCCTTCCCAGAAGCTATtttcctcctgcccttaaaatgtTACCTCTGTATCATATCTTTCCCCTTGCTGACATTGTGAGAGcgcctggcaggagaaagtgggcgttccccagcaggtgtgatgtcactgaagcctgcgagagctgtgcctagcCATGCCCcgtacgcacttcctgagtttggtctcctgccaggtcgggaggagaccaaactgtttgacttgtgcaggaaacagaacagagccacctaggggacatttttttttcaatcacattaaaaacatataaaagttgagaattttaacagcaagtacatagcaaagtgtcttctaattacataaggaacaatatattaaaagttttgtttggtgacaggtactctttaaattgtgtcagagaaaaaaaaatggacattttGCATCCATCTACAGGCCATATGTTGTGTgtcgtattgcagctcagttccattgtggTGAAAAGAGCCAAGTTGTAGTACtctacacaacctgaggataggtgtGGCGCTGCTTCTAGAAtaattaacttttttatattCCTGGACAACAGTcaagttttttacattttaattttcctCCTTGGACAGCCATAACGTCCATGTACAGGGCCATATGAGGGTTTGGTTTTATTCTGGGACAATTGTAAAGGACACCattcattttttccccccaaattaattttattttatatcaaaTGGAACACAAAatcaaatttagcaaatttgggggggggggggttgtacgcTGTTAATGTGGTCAAACCAACATGATACCCTGATTCTTAAGGGCAGTACAATTACAATAGTCAGTCGGAGGGGGGGAAACaacacttttacatttttttcttcatttttctgcCTAAGGAACTGTGATAGGGGCTCCTTCTTGTGACCAAAAAGACATTTCCGGAATGTAGAATTTTGTTTGCGCCATTCACCATAAGGGATCAATAAATATTCTATTTCAATAGTTCAGACAAAGCAATACTAAAATGTTATTTCATTTGAAGAATGTGGAAAAAGTGGGTAGTTTGAATTATTaggaggattaggatttttttttataaaatattttttggtaCTGCCTTAAAAACTTTTTGGCATTGCATTAACCCCTACACAGAATGCCTATGGGAGACTTTAGAAGCAGGCACTTTTGCCGTACTGAGAATAGGCCGTCAGCTTTTACAGGCTGGATAACCCAATTATGTAGTGGGGCCCACTTTAGTCTATCATAACTAGGGTtacataatgtgtgtgtgtgtatatatatatatatatatatatttttttttttttttttttttttgagcagctcATTGTAAGTTTGCAGTTAGTTTTAGTCACTTGACTAagatcccatgctgggagttgtagttttgggataTGTCATTTACAGCCCATATATTTCCTAGTCAAAACCAGCGATcaaacaatctacaaaaacttCTGAGGTCTAACTTACAGCCATATAGCACCATCTAGTGGACACATTTAGTATTTTCAATACCTCAATATACATACTGCTGGTAAGGTTATTTCTTTATAGATGAGATGTTGTAAAAGATTATTACTATTGTAATAAAATTGCACACGTTAGACAATTGTACATGTGGATCACtgctttaaagtttatttttttttttttttttttttttgctactgaGATATTAGACCACCACATAACTGACCTCTGAATTGTATTTATTCCTAATAAACATTGTTACTTTACCTGCTATGGAGTTTTCTTTATTGCTTTTAATCAAAGTATCAGATTTACTCAGAtttgttttccaggaaaaaactttttttatatatatatcaactggctccagaaagttaaacagatttgtaaattacttctattaaaacatcttaatcttttcagtacttatgagcttctgaagttaaggttgttcttttctgtctaaatcctctctgatgacacgtgcctcgtgaaccgcccagtttagaagaggtttgctatgggaatttgcttctaaattgggcgtttcccgagacacgtgtcatcagagagcacttagacagaaaagaacaaccttaacttcagaagctcataagtactgaaaggattaagatttttttaatagaagtaatttacaaatctgtttaactttctggagccagttgatatatatatatatatatatatatatatatataaaagttttttcctggaatacccctttaaagcaaaggtTCTTGCAACCATCACAATGGTCAACTCGGGGACGCCCAAACCCAGCCCTCAGGACATATCACATTCCATCTCAGCCCCAAGCTGTGCATGATCATTTGTACTGAGCGTGCTCGACCACTGCTCCATCCCAGCCCCCTCCTcacccgttaaaggggtactccaaccctaagacatcttatcccctatcttaaggataggggataagatgtctgaccgcggggggtcctgccgctggggacccccgcaaccttgcattcggcacccacctcatTGAGCTGCATgccacgctgccagctcacaaactgccgggtgccaaccacggggccggagtatcgtgatctcacgactccgccctgtgtgacgtcacgccccgccgccactatgcaagtctatgggaaggggcgtgcatctcaaagaggtgggtgccgaatgcaggattttctcctgctctggacagttcctgatacggacatcaggtgtcagcagagagcactatggccaagacaaacaattaaatataaaaataaggagatttttgttcttaccgtaaaatccttttctcggaggatccattgggggacacagaccttgggtatatgctgttgttgctaggagacttgacactatggaaaccaaaaagtcggctcctcccagcaggatatacccgcctacagagccagaggtaatcagtttagtcaccaagcagtaggagaggaccgagaGGCAGAAAACCAAGACCAGTCCGAGGCAACCAGAAcaaaaaataactgaacacaccctcggacaggtaaccaaaaCAGGAACACCAAAGAaaaggcgggagctgtgtcccccaatggatcctccgagaaaaggattttacggtaagaacaaaaatctccttttctctatcggctccattgggggacacagaccttgggacgtaccaaagccgtccctaggGTGGGCACAGAAAACAATCAAGGGGCAGGCTAGGCCACCGCCGCCTGCAGcaccttacggcccagactagcatccgcAGATGCCAAAgcatgaacctggtagaatttagtaaaagtgtgcaaggacgaccaggtagccgccttacaGACCTGAGAGGCTGACGCCCTGTTATGGGGAGCCCAGGGAGCCCCGACAGAACGCGTGGAGTGAGCTGAAACCCTGAAAAGAGGGGTCTTCCCCCTGCAACGGTAAACTTCCGAAATAGCAGACCTGATCCACCGCGCAATGGTTTCCTTCGAAGCAGGAAGACCCTTACGGTGACCGTCCATAAGAACAAAAAAGGAATCACTTTGACGAAAAGAAGAGGTAATGGAGAGGTAGGTGCGTACTGCCCGTACCACATATAATTTATTAAGCAAACGCTCCCCGGGATGAgatggagcgggacaaaaggacaagAGGACTATATCCTCATTGAAGTGGAAGCtagaaaccaccttaggcaaaaaagaaGGAACCGGACGAAAAACAACCCTGTCCTGATGGATGATTAGAAAGGGAGAGTGGCAAGAAAGAGCCGCCAATTCCGAAACCCGTCTGATGAAGGTAATCACCATAAGGaatgccaccttccaggaaagaaaACGAAGGGGTTGAAAGGGCACGCCCTGCAGGGCACCAAGAACCAAATTGAGAACCCCGGGAGGTGTAGGGGACCTGTAAGGCGGAGCCGCGTGGGCCACTCCTTGAAGGTAGGTCCGAACGTGAGAATCAGATGCCAGAGGGCGTTGGAAAAGAACGGAAAGGGCCCAAACCTGACCCTTTGAGGAGCTGAGAGCCAATTGTTGT
Protein-coding sequences here:
- the LOC130360536 gene encoding interleukin-17A-like; amino-acid sequence: MALVLITHPADGVKDSIKKNKVSKNKNGSNCLEVRVNRPVRPQVIREIRDFRDRSIVPFEYKNIKNPKGYPDRIVEVVCSSKCMGNEMNVAPIRRNIHYLRREGKVLVLDQMMVTVGCTCVYPDIREQHMT